One Chitinophaga parva DNA segment encodes these proteins:
- a CDS encoding glycoside hydrolase family 172 protein: MRSFFVSTLLLLSSCAFAQQGFNGIESNMQNLFRVSDARSRSISPENFNGAKGGGAMATTGTGANASRELGKGWKVSPSVVIKAHTTFTVAEIDGPGSIQHIWMTPTGNWRFSIFRFYWDDETTPSVEVPVGDFFGMGWNKYASLQSAAVCVNPGSAFNCYWPMPFRKKCRITMENIDDHDMVLYYQVDYLLTKVPDDAAYFHAQFRRVNPLPYKQNYVLVDSIQGKGQYVGTYMAYGSHKNGWWGEGEIKFYMDGDTEYPTICGTGTEDYFCGSYDFDTHTTNDAGVTTSNYTTYSNAYTGLPQVIKGDGHYNVAQRFGLYRWHITDPIRFEKSLKVTIQDLGWRSEGRYLPLQDDIATTVFWYQQGPHGPFPKLPSKDELEIN, translated from the coding sequence CTCTTCCGTGTGTCCGATGCCAGGAGCCGTTCCATCAGCCCGGAGAACTTCAATGGGGCGAAAGGCGGTGGCGCCATGGCTACCACAGGCACCGGCGCCAATGCATCCCGGGAACTGGGTAAAGGCTGGAAAGTAAGCCCCAGCGTAGTGATCAAGGCACATACCACCTTCACTGTTGCCGAAATAGACGGCCCCGGTTCTATACAGCATATCTGGATGACACCTACCGGTAACTGGCGCTTTTCTATTTTCCGCTTTTACTGGGATGATGAAACTACGCCCTCTGTAGAAGTGCCGGTAGGCGACTTCTTTGGCATGGGGTGGAATAAATATGCGTCCCTGCAATCTGCGGCAGTGTGCGTAAACCCCGGCAGCGCGTTTAACTGCTACTGGCCAATGCCATTCCGTAAGAAGTGCCGCATTACCATGGAAAATATAGACGATCATGACATGGTGCTGTATTACCAGGTAGACTACCTGCTTACCAAAGTGCCGGATGATGCGGCTTATTTCCACGCACAGTTCCGCCGCGTAAATCCATTGCCCTACAAACAGAACTATGTGCTGGTGGACAGTATACAGGGCAAAGGCCAATACGTAGGCACTTACATGGCTTATGGCTCACATAAGAACGGCTGGTGGGGAGAAGGAGAGATCAAATTCTATATGGATGGCGATACGGAATATCCCACCATTTGCGGTACCGGCACGGAAGATTATTTCTGCGGCTCGTACGATTTTGATACACATACCACCAATGACGCTGGCGTTACAACATCAAATTACACAACTTACTCCAACGCCTATACGGGATTGCCGCAGGTGATCAAGGGCGATGGACATTACAACGTAGCACAGCGTTTTGGTTTGTACCGCTGGCATATCACCGATCCGATACGTTTTGAAAAGAGCCTGAAGGTAACCATCCAGGACCTGGGATGGCGCTCCGAAGGCCGTTACCTGCCCTTGCAGGATGATATTGCCACCACCGTATTCTGGTACCAGCAGGGGCCACACGGGCCGTTTCCAAAGCTGCCTTCCAAAGATGAACTGGAGATCAACTAG
- a CDS encoding DUF6786 family protein produces the protein METTSCHEQPHAAQQAGAATDTSYTKGTFGYDLLFLQKKDPGLVVLQQGDAQLLVSPRYQAKVFTSTAAGSQGQSFGWIHYQAFDGPEDAHMNGYGGENRIWLGPEGGRFSLFFAKGAKMEFDNWHTPKAFDTEAWQLVAQKADSVVMEKSMQLTNYAGHAFSLSVRRLVKLLDNSGIDNALHLVRDSSVKAVGYYTENSMTNTGTETWTATTGMPCIWMLDMFNPSPATTIVIPYKAGKPKPATTDYFGEIPADRIRYHDDKVLFFKADGKSRGKLGIHPSRVQPVAGSYDASHQVLTIILFDTDPLGRYLNQEWSTGKEPFSGDAMNAYNDGPLADGSQMGPFYELESVSPAAFLPPGHTHTHRHSVFHFTGNVAGLDRISQQVLGVKLETVQQAF, from the coding sequence ATGGAAACTACTTCCTGCCATGAGCAGCCACATGCCGCACAACAAGCCGGTGCGGCCACCGATACCAGTTATACAAAAGGCACTTTTGGATACGACCTGCTTTTCCTGCAAAAGAAAGATCCCGGCCTGGTGGTCCTGCAACAGGGCGACGCGCAATTGCTCGTATCGCCCAGGTACCAGGCGAAAGTTTTTACCTCTACTGCTGCGGGCAGCCAGGGACAAAGCTTTGGCTGGATCCACTATCAGGCGTTTGATGGACCGGAAGACGCACATATGAATGGCTATGGCGGCGAAAACCGCATCTGGCTTGGGCCGGAAGGCGGCCGCTTTTCCCTGTTCTTTGCCAAAGGCGCCAAAATGGAATTTGACAACTGGCATACACCCAAAGCATTTGATACCGAGGCGTGGCAGTTGGTTGCACAAAAAGCAGACAGTGTGGTGATGGAGAAGAGCATGCAGCTGACCAATTATGCCGGTCATGCATTTTCACTGTCTGTGCGCCGCCTGGTAAAACTGCTGGATAACAGCGGCATTGACAATGCCCTTCACCTGGTACGCGATAGCTCCGTGAAAGCCGTAGGTTATTACACGGAAAACAGCATGACCAACACTGGCACAGAAACCTGGACGGCCACTACCGGCATGCCCTGCATCTGGATGCTGGACATGTTCAATCCTTCACCCGCTACCACCATCGTGATACCTTATAAGGCCGGCAAGCCAAAACCAGCTACTACAGACTATTTCGGGGAAATACCTGCGGACCGTATCCGCTACCACGATGACAAGGTTCTGTTCTTCAAGGCAGACGGTAAGTCGCGGGGTAAGCTGGGCATACATCCCAGCCGCGTACAACCGGTGGCCGGCAGTTATGATGCCTCCCACCAGGTGCTGACCATCATCCTTTTTGATACGGACCCGCTGGGCCGCTACCTGAACCAGGAATGGAGCACCGGTAAGGAGCCTTTCAGCGGTGATGCCATGAATGCCTATAACGATGGCCCGCTGGCCGATGGCAGCCAGATGGGACCCTTTTATGAATTGGAAAGCGTATCGCCCGCGGCCTTCCTGCCGCCCGGCCACACGCATACCCATCGCCACAGCGTATTTCATTTCACCGGTAATGTAGCGGGATTAGACAGGATCAGCCAACAGGTACTGGGCGTAAAACTGGAAACGGTACAACAAGCATTTTAA
- a CDS encoding L-fucose isomerase: protein MSNTQYPRIGIRPVIDGRLGGVRESLEAVTMQMAKNVAALYTTHLRYPDGSPVQCVIGDTCIGGVKEAADCARQFENNGVGVSLSVTPCWCYGMETMDMHPYWPKAIWGFNGTERPGAVYLAATLAAHAQMGLPAFGIYGRDVQDLGDEAIPEDVTDKLLRFARAGMAVALMRGKSYLAIGTVSMGIAGSMVNSDFFQRYLGMRNEWVDTSEILRRIEKKIYDENEFEKALAWTRSNCKEGSDFNPVEKQFSRAEKDDHWETVVKMTLIFRDLMTGNAALKAKGFGEEAMGHNALLAGFQGQRQWTDFLPNGDFPEAILNSSFDWNGIRAPYMMATENDAMNGVSMLFGYLLTHTAQIFADVRTYWSPDAVQRVTGWQPDGTAAGGFIHLINSGSATLDGTGRLQQDGQPVMKPFWEIQEAEVKDCLAHTTWYPANNGYFRGGGYSSQFVTRGGMPVTMCRLNLVKGLGPVLQIAEGHTVDLPDHVHRTLDERTDRTWPTTWFVPRLTGQGAFRDVYTVMANWGANHGAISYGHVGHELITLAALLRIPVNMHNVEEQRIFRPAAWASFGTTAAEGADYRACDTYGPLYK, encoded by the coding sequence ATGAGCAATACACAGTATCCCCGGATCGGGATCAGACCGGTTATTGATGGCAGATTGGGCGGCGTCCGCGAATCCCTGGAAGCCGTAACCATGCAGATGGCAAAGAATGTAGCTGCTTTATACACCACACACTTACGCTACCCGGATGGCAGCCCCGTACAATGCGTGATTGGTGATACCTGCATTGGTGGCGTGAAAGAAGCCGCAGACTGTGCACGGCAATTTGAAAACAACGGCGTGGGGGTGTCCCTGTCTGTAACACCCTGCTGGTGTTACGGGATGGAGACAATGGACATGCACCCGTACTGGCCAAAGGCTATCTGGGGCTTCAACGGAACGGAAAGACCGGGTGCTGTATACCTCGCGGCTACGCTGGCCGCGCATGCGCAAATGGGGCTGCCTGCATTTGGCATCTACGGCCGTGATGTACAGGACCTGGGAGATGAGGCGATCCCTGAGGATGTGACGGATAAGCTGCTGCGCTTTGCCCGTGCGGGAATGGCCGTGGCATTGATGCGTGGCAAGTCTTACCTCGCCATCGGCACCGTGTCCATGGGCATTGCCGGCTCCATGGTGAACAGTGATTTCTTCCAGCGCTACCTGGGTATGCGCAATGAATGGGTGGATACTTCCGAGATCTTACGGCGCATTGAAAAAAAGATCTACGATGAAAACGAGTTTGAAAAAGCACTCGCCTGGACGCGCAGTAACTGTAAGGAAGGCAGCGATTTCAATCCTGTTGAAAAACAGTTCAGCCGCGCGGAGAAGGATGATCACTGGGAAACTGTAGTGAAGATGACGCTCATTTTCCGCGACCTGATGACCGGCAATGCGGCCCTGAAAGCCAAAGGCTTCGGGGAAGAAGCGATGGGCCACAATGCCCTGCTGGCGGGATTCCAGGGGCAACGGCAGTGGACGGATTTCCTGCCCAACGGGGACTTTCCGGAAGCGATCCTCAATTCTTCTTTTGACTGGAACGGTATCCGCGCACCTTACATGATGGCCACGGAAAATGATGCGATGAATGGGGTGTCCATGTTGTTCGGCTACCTGCTCACGCATACCGCGCAGATCTTTGCAGACGTGCGCACTTATTGGAGCCCTGATGCCGTGCAGCGGGTTACGGGCTGGCAGCCGGATGGCACGGCCGCGGGCGGCTTCATTCACCTCATTAATTCCGGCTCGGCCACACTGGATGGTACCGGCCGTCTGCAACAGGATGGCCAGCCTGTCATGAAACCGTTCTGGGAAATACAGGAAGCGGAAGTGAAAGACTGCCTGGCGCATACCACCTGGTACCCTGCAAACAATGGTTACTTCCGGGGCGGCGGTTACTCTTCGCAATTCGTGACCCGCGGTGGTATGCCTGTGACCATGTGCCGGCTGAACCTCGTAAAGGGCCTGGGCCCTGTGCTGCAGATTGCGGAAGGCCACACGGTAGACCTGCCGGATCATGTGCACCGCACGCTGGATGAGCGTACGGACCGTACCTGGCCCACCACCTGGTTTGTGCCCCGCCTTACGGGACAGGGCGCTTTCCGTGACGTATACACGGTGATGGCTAACTGGGGCGCTAACCATGGAGCGATCAGCTATGGCCATGTAGGACATGAATTAATTACCCTGGCTGCGCTGCTGCGTATCCCGGTGAACATGCATAACGTGGAAGAACAGCGCATCTTCCGGCCGGCGGCATGGGCCTCTTTTGGTACCACCGCCGCAGAAGGCGCTGACTACAGGGCCTGCGATACATATGGCCCCTTGTACAAATAA
- the fucP gene encoding L-fucose:H+ symporter permease, giving the protein MKRSIQPSLFRGEDGTSYLRPFALVASLFLLWGFAHGLLDVLDKHFQNTLHVSKMQSGFVQFSLYIGYLVMAAPAGLFMKKYGYKKGILLGLGLFALGAFLFYPAAKLAAFLPFLTALFVIACGLSCLETAANPYATVLGAPGGAARRINIAQSFNGLGWILGPLIGGLVIFGAEQKGGANKFSSLIPPYMCVGVIVICVALVFVFTKLPVIREDNEEGIAANAPAKELLKHPAFVLAVVAQFLYVAAQTGFNSFFINYVTETMTGVQEVVARQMAHLGYFGEVFMPHNAEQAASLILALGGMGAFWIGRLTGAWIMKFMAPEKLLGLYALINTVLTGMVVAELGWTSVIALFSTYFFMSVMFPTIFALGIRGMGPLTKRAASFLVMAVAGGAFCPPLMGALADAHGMRIAFLVPLCCFAFICFYAKVGSRIRSKHQPMAIDKLPVVL; this is encoded by the coding sequence ATGAAAAGATCGATACAACCATCGCTTTTCCGCGGTGAAGACGGCACCAGCTACCTGCGGCCTTTCGCCCTGGTGGCCAGCTTGTTCCTGTTGTGGGGGTTTGCACACGGGCTGCTGGACGTGCTGGACAAACATTTCCAGAATACCCTGCATGTATCCAAAATGCAATCAGGTTTCGTGCAGTTTTCGCTTTACATCGGGTACCTGGTAATGGCTGCCCCGGCGGGCCTGTTCATGAAAAAATATGGATATAAAAAAGGTATCCTTTTAGGGCTGGGACTTTTTGCACTGGGTGCTTTCCTGTTTTATCCCGCCGCTAAACTGGCCGCCTTCCTGCCTTTCCTTACGGCCTTGTTCGTGATCGCCTGCGGGCTTTCTTGCCTGGAAACCGCCGCTAATCCTTATGCCACCGTGCTGGGTGCACCCGGTGGTGCGGCACGGCGCATCAACATTGCGCAGTCGTTCAATGGCCTGGGATGGATACTGGGCCCGCTCATTGGTGGATTGGTCATTTTTGGCGCGGAGCAAAAAGGCGGCGCTAACAAGTTCAGTTCACTCATCCCGCCTTACATGTGTGTGGGCGTTATCGTGATCTGTGTGGCGCTGGTCTTTGTTTTTACAAAGCTGCCGGTGATCCGGGAAGACAATGAAGAAGGCATTGCGGCCAATGCACCTGCGAAGGAATTGCTGAAGCATCCTGCTTTTGTACTGGCGGTGGTAGCCCAGTTCCTGTATGTAGCGGCACAGACAGGCTTCAATTCATTTTTTATCAATTACGTAACGGAAACCATGACCGGCGTGCAGGAAGTGGTAGCCCGCCAGATGGCGCACCTGGGCTATTTCGGGGAGGTGTTCATGCCGCACAATGCAGAGCAGGCAGCCTCCCTCATCCTGGCCCTGGGTGGAATGGGCGCGTTCTGGATAGGCCGCCTTACCGGCGCCTGGATCATGAAGTTCATGGCGCCTGAAAAACTGCTGGGGCTATATGCGCTGATCAATACCGTGCTTACCGGTATGGTGGTAGCAGAACTGGGATGGACCAGCGTAATTGCACTATTCTCCACTTACTTCTTCATGTCGGTGATGTTCCCTACCATTTTTGCACTGGGCATCCGTGGTATGGGGCCACTTACCAAACGTGCGGCATCTTTCCTGGTAATGGCCGTAGCCGGAGGTGCATTCTGCCCGCCGTTGATGGGCGCCCTGGCAGATGCACACGGTATGCGCATCGCTTTCCTGGTGCCGCTTTGCTGCTTTGCCTTCATTTGCTTTTATGCAAAAGTAGGATCGCGCATCCGGTCTAAACACCAACCCATGGCCATCGACAAACTGCCGGTGGTCCTTTAA
- a CDS encoding ribulokinase: MTTNETYLIGLDFGTDSVRALLVRGSDGAEAATAVFAYPRWRDGLYCHAAAQQFRQHPLDHLEGLEYVIRACLQQAGPAVAAQVKAIGLGATGSSPLPVNREGTPLALLPAFADNPNAMVVLWKDHTAIREAAEINAHAARTGTPYLQYAGGIYSSEWFWAKLLHVLRDDAAVREQTWSWVEHCDWLPFVLTGGNDVSQMKRSVCAAGHKALWAADWGGLPPAAFWESLDPLLEGFSSRLYTNTCTADQPAGTLSPAWAAKLGLPESVIVTTGALDAHVGAVGGQIEPYFLSKVMGTSTCDMLVAPAAALGQKKISGICGQVPGSVIPGLVGMEAGQSAFGDTYAWLRNLLAWPLQWLGEDGDAAGQQLRAELAARILPELNRQAALLPVHDDAPLALDWLNGRRTPDADPLLKAAITGLTLGTDAVTVFRTLAESTCFGARKIVERFATEGVPVKGLIGVGGIVKKSPFIMQLLADVLEMPIRAHAGEQTCAAGAAMFAATAAGLYPNVEAAMHAMGQGFERTYLPNGERAAVYRRRYAQYERLGYLATALYSPR, encoded by the coding sequence ATGACCACGAATGAAACATATTTGATAGGACTGGATTTTGGTACTGATTCTGTGCGCGCCCTGCTGGTGCGCGGCAGTGACGGCGCTGAAGCAGCAACAGCGGTATTTGCTTACCCGCGCTGGCGCGATGGGCTGTATTGCCATGCGGCGGCCCAGCAATTCCGGCAACATCCGCTGGACCACCTGGAGGGCCTGGAATACGTGATACGTGCCTGCCTGCAACAGGCCGGGCCCGCCGTGGCGGCACAGGTAAAAGCCATTGGCCTGGGCGCCACCGGCTCATCACCACTGCCGGTAAACCGCGAAGGCACCCCACTGGCCCTGCTGCCAGCCTTTGCGGACAATCCCAATGCCATGGTAGTGTTATGGAAAGACCATACAGCTATCCGGGAAGCTGCAGAGATCAATGCCCATGCTGCACGTACCGGCACGCCTTACCTGCAATATGCGGGTGGCATTTACTCCAGCGAATGGTTCTGGGCCAAATTGCTGCACGTGCTGCGCGATGATGCCGCGGTGCGGGAGCAAACCTGGAGCTGGGTGGAGCATTGCGACTGGCTGCCATTTGTGCTCACTGGTGGCAATGATGTTTCTCAAATGAAAAGGAGTGTATGCGCTGCCGGTCATAAAGCCCTGTGGGCGGCCGATTGGGGCGGTTTGCCACCGGCTGCCTTTTGGGAAAGCCTGGATCCTTTACTGGAAGGATTTTCCAGCCGCCTTTATACGAACACCTGTACAGCCGACCAGCCGGCGGGGACTTTAAGCCCGGCCTGGGCCGCAAAGCTGGGGCTTCCTGAAAGTGTGATCGTGACCACAGGTGCGCTGGATGCGCATGTGGGCGCTGTGGGCGGGCAAATTGAACCTTATTTCCTGAGCAAAGTAATGGGCACTTCCACCTGTGATATGCTGGTGGCGCCTGCCGCTGCATTAGGCCAGAAAAAGATCAGTGGTATTTGCGGCCAGGTACCTGGCTCGGTGATACCTGGCCTTGTTGGGATGGAAGCTGGCCAGTCGGCCTTTGGCGATACCTATGCCTGGCTCCGTAACCTGCTGGCCTGGCCGCTGCAATGGCTTGGGGAAGATGGTGATGCCGCCGGGCAACAATTACGCGCGGAGCTCGCCGCGCGCATTTTACCGGAATTGAACCGGCAGGCGGCATTGCTGCCGGTACACGATGATGCGCCGCTGGCCCTGGACTGGCTGAACGGCCGCCGCACACCGGATGCAGATCCTTTACTGAAGGCCGCCATCACCGGCCTTACATTGGGTACAGATGCGGTAACCGTTTTCCGCACCCTGGCGGAAAGCACCTGCTTTGGTGCACGCAAGATCGTGGAGCGTTTTGCCACAGAAGGCGTGCCGGTAAAGGGTTTGATAGGCGTGGGAGGGATCGTGAAAAAATCGCCCTTTATCATGCAGCTGCTGGCCGATGTGCTGGAGATGCCCATCCGCGCGCATGCCGGGGAGCAGACCTGCGCGGCCGGTGCGGCCATGTTTGCCGCAACCGCCGCAGGACTTTATCCCAATGTAGAAGCGGCCATGCACGCCATGGGACAGGGTTTTGAGCGGACCTACCTACCAAACGGGGAGCGTGCGGCTGTATACCGCCGGCGCTATGCACAATATGAACGCCTTGGCTACCTGGCCACAGCTCTTTATTCAC